In Neptuniibacter halophilus, the genomic stretch ACGCCTGTTACCGGTGAGCCGGTATGTGAAATTCCTCGCTCTACTGCGGAAGATATTGAACTGGCGCTGGATGCTGCACACGCGGCCAAAGATGCCTGGGGCAAAACTTCTGTTACTGAGCGTTCTAACCTGCTGCTGAAAATTGCAGACCGCATCGAAGAGAACCTTGAGAAACTGGCTGTAGCCGAAACCTGGGATAACGGTAAAGCGGTACGTGAAACGCTGGCTGCCGATGTGCCTCTTTCTGCAGATCACTTCCGTTACTTCGCAGGTTGTATCCGTGCTCAGGAAGGTACCATCGGTGATATCGATGAAACTACCGTTGCTTACCACTTCCACGAGCCACTGGGTGTCGTGGGTCAGATTATCCCCTGGAACTTCCCACTGCTGATGGCAGCGTGGAAACTGGCGCCTGCACTGGCTGCTGGTAACTGTATTGTTCTTAAGCCTGCTGAGCAGACTCCGGTATCTATTCTGGTACTGATGGAGTGCATCGGCGACCTGCTGCCTGCAGGTGTACTGAACGTAGTTAACGGTTTCGGTGCAGAAGCAGGTCAGGCACTGGCAAGCAACACCCGTATTGCCAAGATCGCTTTCACCGGTTCTACACCAGTTGGCTCACACATCATGAAGTGTGCTGCTGAGAACATCATTCCTTCTACTACTGAGCTGGGCGGTAAGTCTCCAAACGTTTACTTCAGCGACGTAATGGATCAGGAAGATGAGTTCGTAAGCAAAGCAGTTGAAGGTGCGGTTCTGGCTTACTTCAACCAGGGTGAAGTATGTACTTGTCCTTCCCGTTTGCTGGTTCAGGAAGATATCGCTGATGCCTTCATCGCTAAAGTGATTGAGCGTGCTGCACAGATCAAGCGTGGCAACCCGCTGGATACAGAAACCATGGTAGGTGCACAGGCTTCTCAGGAACAGTTCGACAAGATTCTGGGTTACATGGACATCGGCCGTGAAGAAGGTGCTGAGATCCTGATGGGTGGCGGTGTTGAGCAGCTTGAAGGCGAGTTCGGCAACGGTTACTACATCAAGCCGACTCTGATCAAGGGCACCAACGACATGCGTGTCTTCCAGGAAGAGATCTTCGGTCCTGTTGTATCGGTAACAACCTTTAAAGATGAAGCTGAAGCTCTGGCTATCGCTAACGATACTGAGTTCGGTCTGGGCGCGGGTGTATGGACTCGTGACACTAACACTGCATACCGCATGGGTCGTGGCATCCAGGCCGGTCGTGTATGGATGAACTGCTACCACCTGTACCCGGCACACGCTGCATTCGGTGGTTACAAGAAGTCCGGTGTTGGCCGTGAAACTCACAAGATGATGCTTGAGCATTACCAGCAGACTAAAAACATGCTGGTTAGCTACAGCGCTAATCCTCTGGGCTTCTTCTAAACGAAGCCTGTCAGGAGTTTGCAGCAGGACACTGCAGACTCCACTCTCTAAGCTATTTGATGTAGCTTCTTGCGTTTATTGCGGCCCCTCTGGGGCCGCTTTTTTATTTGCCCAAAGTGTTAAGTCACGTGCCGGCGAGTCAGTGTTTCTGCGATCTGTGCAGAAGGGTCTTTGCAGCTTGTTGTTACGCTTTTTCAGGACTCTCCGGGGGTGGTCCAGTAGAGGAAAAAATCTTCCTGACGCAGGAGGTGATAGGTGGTTTCTGTTGCCAGGGTGCGGGGAATAATAAACTCATGGTCGCTGAGCTGTTCAACCTGATAGGAGTTATCCGGCGGGCTGAGCAGAATCGCGGTAAGTTCTGAGGCATTCCAGCTATAGTTCTGCATCGGCAGGCCAAACTGTCTGGCAATATCCTGCTCATTCCATGATGGCTGAATCAGGTTGAGGCTGTAGCAGGCACTGGGGCTGCAGAGCTGGGCCAGTTCTGTATCAATCAGATACACATCACCGTGAATCTGGCGGGGTGTCTGCAAACTGCAGGCCGCCAGAGCAGAGGCCGCAACGCCAATGATCAGTGAATTTTGCATACCACGGTAGTTCACCAGGGCTCTCCTTGCTTATGTTTAGCAGGATGTTGAGATCCTGCTTATGAGTCTAGTCCATTGTACCTGAGTGGGTTACAGATCGAATATTTTACCCGGGTTCATAATCTGGTTCGGATCGAGCGCCTGCTTCAGTTGTCTCATCAATGCCACAGCGGGGCCGTGCTCTTCCAGCAGGTAGGCTTTTTTGCCCACGCCGATACCATGTTCACCGGTGCAGGTGCCTTCATAGCGTAAAGCATTGGCAACAATCTTCCGGGACAGGCTGCGGGCCTGTTCCGACTGGTCGGGCTGCTTCGGATCGAAAACAATCAGCATGTGGAAGTTACCGTCACCCACATGGCCGACGATCGGGCAGGCGAGCCCTGTTTCGGCGGCATCCTGCTCAGCCTGCAAAATGCAGTGCGCCAGTTCAGAAACTGGCACGCAGACATCGGTTGTCAGCACCTTGCCGCCGGGCAGCAGTTGGTGGGCCGCATGATACGCATTATGGCGTGCGCTCCACAGCGCATTGCGTTGCTCTGTTGAATCCGCCCACTGAAAAGCGCTGCCACCAAACTCGTTACAGATATCCTGCATAGTGGTGATCTGCGTATCGAGACTGGTCTGCTCGCCATGGAACTCCATAAACAGAGTCGGGCTTGCAGAGAATCCCTCTAGTTTTGAGTAATCAATGCAGGCCTGCATCTGCAAGCCATTGAGCAGCTCTATGCGGGCCAGAGGCAGCGCCATCTGTCGTGCGTTAATAACGGAATCAACGGCGTCTGCGAGGGTTTCGAAACTACAGACTGCAGCACGGATCTGCTCAGGTACAGGATGCAAGCGAAGCTGTACCTCGGTAATGATCCCCAGTGTACCTTCAGCGCCGACAAACATAGCAGTGAGATCATATCCGGCCGCACTTTTTCGGGCACGGCCGCCTGTGCGGATAATCTCGCCGCTGGCGGTCACTATCGTCAGGCCAATGACCGCATCGCGCATGGTTCCGTAGCGCACGGCATTGGTACCGCTGGCGCGGGTGGATGCCATCCCGCCAAGGCTGGCATTGGCACCCGGATCAACCGGAAAGAAAAGCCCGTCATAACGAAGCGCTTTATTCAGTGCTTCGCGGCTCACACCAGCCTGTACCCGGCAATCCATGTCTGCCGCGTTGATCTCCAGTACCTGATCCATCTCGCTCAGATCCAGACAGATGCCACCCTGTAAAGCAAGCAGGTGGCCCTCAACCGAGGATCCCGCTCCGTAAGCAATGAGTGGAATTTTATAGCGGTTACACAGGCTGGCGATCTGCGCGACCTCTTCTGTACTGAAAGGATAGATAACGGCGTCCGGCGGCATACAGCCGTAACTGTCTTCGCCCTGACCGTGTTGTTCACGGACAGCCTGTGAAAGATGGATGCGATCGGCCAGCGTGGTCGCCAGCTCATTGATGACTCGTTTCAGGTCGGCTTGAGAGTAGGGCTTAGACTGATGCATAGACTACTGAACTTTTGTTGTTATTGTTCAGTTTATTAAAGCAGGAACTGCGTAGAAAAACAGTAGAAAATCAGGGGGATATGGCAGTCCGTCGCCGTTCCCTGTGTTCTTGTCCCTGAACAGTGTGTGCAGAATACCCGGTCTTGATTACGCTTTTATGACGAAGCGGTCTGGACCAGCTGCTGAAATTCGCTCGCGATTAACTGCCGCAGGCGCAGGGTTAACATGCCGGAGGGTTTGCTGGCGCTGGGTAGCAGACGGGTCAGGCTGGTCGCCACAGCCGGATTAAACTGACGTTCATTGCCGGCCAGACGGTAGAAGCGGTTAACCTGAGCGGTACCTGCTTCTGCATCTGCTTCGACCATAAGCATGGCCTGGGCCAGTACACCCTGACGCACGCCGCGCTGATTGGGTGGTGAGATGCGATAGCGCTGCGCAGTACCTGTGACCTTCAGGCCGTCAACATTCAGGTTATAGCGACCATCACAGTAGGAGCCGGGTGTTTCTCCGTAATCTGCCTGCAGGCCCAGTTGACTGAGCGCGCCACGGATCGGCTCGCAGAGTGCCAGGTAGATCTGGTCAAGGTTGTATTGTGAGGCTTCGGTTTGGGGAAAGATCAGGCTGAAATTAAGGATGCCGGGTTGCAGGGGAACACTGGTGCCCCCGCTGTCGCGAATATTCACTGGCCAGTCTTCGGCTGCTAACCGCTGACAGGCCTCTTCGAAACGGGGAAAGCGCGTTTCTTTTCGGGTGACGATCAGCGATTGCGGCGCTTCCCAGAGCCGTGCAGTGGCCCCACGTTTGCCCTCAGCCACTTCACGTAAAAGCAGACTGTCGCGCAGTAGTGCAGCTTCTGCACTGTCAGCCAGCGGTTCGTTAATCAGGCGCCAGCGTGGCGGGTCAGAAAAGATCGTATGGAAATCCGGGTGCTCAGATATCACAGGGTAGGTAGCCTTGGCTGAGAGGTTCACAGGTTAGCGGGAATTTTGCTATGATCGCGCCCCCAATACCAGTATCACCTGCCTGAAAATGAACCGAAGAATTGCTGCTGCCAATGTGGACGACCTGAAAACATGGGTCAAGTACAACCGAAATTTGTGCCAGAGCTGTCGCGGAACCTGTTGCAGCCTGCCGGTAGAGGTGCGTTTCTCTGATCTGGTGCGGATGGGCGTGGTGGATGAATTCGAGGCCGATGAGCCCGCCAAGAAGCTGGCAAAGCGGTTGATGAAGGAGGGGATTGTCGGCCACTTTAATCACAAAACCGAGATCTATACGCTGGCTCGTTACGCCAACGATGATTGTATCTATCTGGATCAGCGCAGCCGTCTCTGCCAGATCTACCTGCAGCGTCCGGAAACCTGTCGCAATCACCCGCAGATCGGGCCGAAACCAAATCACTGCGCTTACCAGCCCAAATAAGATGACCGGGCGCAGGCTTTGCCCGGTCAGCGGTTCAACTTAGCCGTTTTTGTCTTTCAGCATCTGCTTCAGTTCATTGATCTGCTGTGACAGATCTTCCAGAGTCAGTTCACCTTCGGCAATAGCGCGCTCTTTCTCCTCCTGCGCATGTTCGCTTTCCATCACATTTACCACGATGCCGATCACCATATTGAGGAAGGCGAACGTGGTAAGAAAGATAAAGGTGAGGTAGAAGATCCAGCTAAACGGGTAGACTGCCATGGTTTCGTACATGACATCGGTCCAGTCCTCAAAGGTCATCACCCGGAATAGGGTGAGCATGGCGATGGAGATATCACCCCAGAGGTTTTCATTGATACTGGCAAAGAACGAGGCGCCGATCGCCGCGTAGATATAAAAAATGATAAACATCAGCAGGATGACGTAACCGAGCTGGGGCAGTGCCTTGATCAGCGAGTTAAGCAGCATGCGCAGCTCAGGGATGATCGATACCATTCGCAGCACACGAAAGATACGGATCAGCCGGCCGATCAACGCCATCTCGCTGTCCTCAATCGGGATCAGGCTGACAATCACTATCAGGCTGTCGAACAGGTTCCAGGGGTTTTTGAAGAAATCTTTTTTATTCGGCTCGCCAAGAAACCGGATACTGATCTCAACAAGAAAGAACAGAGTGATGCCGGTATCCAGCCAGGCGATCAGGGTCAGAACCTGGGGCGGGATATCGTAAGTTTTAGCGCCGATGACCAGCGCGGAAAAGATAATGACAGCAACCACGAATAGCTCGAAAGCGCGGTTACTGCGTAGCTTAAAGAAACTGTCCTGAAGGGATTGTGTGTTCATCTGCAAACCGTTTAAACAAAGTTACCGGGCTGAACTTTACTGTGCTTTGCAGTGGAAAAATAGTAGGAGAAAGCAGTAATTTCAGAGCGGCTGAAAGACGGCTCTCTCCCGGCTGGTCAGGCCTCCTGTGCTAAAGGAATACGCGGGTGGCGTTTACGGCGCTGGAACAGAATACTTTCGGCGCTGAAGATAGCCAGCGCGGTCCAGATCAGAACAAAGGTCAGCAGCCGCTGTGAATCCATAGGCTCATCGTAATAGAACACCGCCAGCAGGAAGGCGATACTCGGGCCGATATACTGCAGCAGGCCGATCAGGGTCAGGCTCAGGCGGCGTGCACCCGCTGCAAAAGCCATCAACGGCAGGCTGGTGACTATCCCCGCGCACATCAGCAGATAGACCGTCTCTGCCGACGCCGAAATGATCTGCAACTGATCCTGACTGTAGAGCCAGCCCATGTAACTCAGGGCGATGGGCGTCAGCCACAGGGTTTCCATCAGCAGACCGGTGATGGAATCGACCGGAATCTTTTTACGCAGGGCGCCATAGATCGCAAAACTGGTAGCCAGCACCAGAGCAACCCAGGGCAGGTGCCCCAGCAGGATCACCTGCATCAGGACGCCGACAGCAGCCAGCGCAATCGCCATCCACTGCATCATCCGCAACCTTTCTGCAAAGAATACCATTCCAAAAATCATACTTATCAATGGGTTAATAAAATAACCTAAGGTTGCCTCAACGATCATGTTCTGGCTGACAGCCCAGATAAAGACCAGCCAGTTAACCGAAATAACGGCCGCAGAGAGGGCCAGCCCGTAAAGCACACTGGGCCGCTGAAACAGTGCGATCAGATCACCCAGTCGCCGGGTCAGGCAGATAAACAGAAGCAGAAATACTGCAGACCAGATCACCCGGTGTACAATGACCTCAACCGGTGAGATATGCGCAACCGATTTAAAATAGACCGGTACCAGACCCCACATGAGGAATGCCGCCAGCGCATAATAAACCCCTTTGGTGTGTTCGCTTTGTGATTGCAGATCGGTCACTTAAACCTCCTTGGCAGGTGCTGCTTCCGGGCGGGAAACATCACGAAACAGAAACCGACGCTGAAAATCAGGGTGGGCGAGTTGTACCAGCCGGGTGATCAGACAGATCACCACCAGACTGAAGAAGAGCCGGGCCCAGAGTACCCCGGACAGATCAGCTCCCATGGTCAGTACCAGCAGGGTATCTTCAATGATGCTGTGACACAGGCTGAGCAGACAGAGAGCGGAAAAGCAGTCTTTAGGACTGACCCGGCCGCTTTCAGCCTCGCGGATCAACAGACCTCCGCCAAACGACAGGCCCAGCGTGACACCGATGATCGCCAGTGAGGTTGCCTGCCGACTGATCCCCATTAAACACAGCAGGGGCTGTAGCAGCCATATCATCAGCCGTTCTATATGCAGCCAGCGCAGCAGACGTAACAGGCTGAGCAGGGCGCTGACGATCACAATGATCATGGCAAAGCTCTGCAACTGGTTGAGGCTCCATTGCCACAGATCAGGATCTGCCGATGCCGGCTGCCAGACCAGTTCCACCGGTTGCTGCAACCAGCCGCCCCAGCGATAGATAAAGCTGAGCAACGCCCCCAGCGCAAGCGCTGCCAGCATCCGCAGCAGCAGTGCAAACAGCAGGCGGACACCGGCCCGCTGGGTGACACGCAGCTCCAGTGGCAAACTGTGAGCCATCAGCATCATGCTGCTGAGTACCGTAACCTGTGCGACAGTCAGGTTCTCCTGTGGCGCACTCTGGAAGAAGATCACCA encodes the following:
- the exaC gene encoding acetaldehyde dehydrogenase ExaC, with product MIYAKPGTEGSVVSFKERYGNFINGEWKEPVKGQYFTNHTPVTGEPVCEIPRSTAEDIELALDAAHAAKDAWGKTSVTERSNLLLKIADRIEENLEKLAVAETWDNGKAVRETLAADVPLSADHFRYFAGCIRAQEGTIGDIDETTVAYHFHEPLGVVGQIIPWNFPLLMAAWKLAPALAAGNCIVLKPAEQTPVSILVLMECIGDLLPAGVLNVVNGFGAEAGQALASNTRIAKIAFTGSTPVGSHIMKCAAENIIPSTTELGGKSPNVYFSDVMDQEDEFVSKAVEGAVLAYFNQGEVCTCPSRLLVQEDIADAFIAKVIERAAQIKRGNPLDTETMVGAQASQEQFDKILGYMDIGREEGAEILMGGGVEQLEGEFGNGYYIKPTLIKGTNDMRVFQEEIFGPVVSVTTFKDEAEALAIANDTEFGLGAGVWTRDTNTAYRMGRGIQAGRVWMNCYHLYPAHAAFGGYKKSGVGRETHKMMLEHYQQTKNMLVSYSANPLGFF
- a CDS encoding FAD-binding oxidoreductase; amino-acid sequence: MHQSKPYSQADLKRVINELATTLADRIHLSQAVREQHGQGEDSYGCMPPDAVIYPFSTEEVAQIASLCNRYKIPLIAYGAGSSVEGHLLALQGGICLDLSEMDQVLEINAADMDCRVQAGVSREALNKALRYDGLFFPVDPGANASLGGMASTRASGTNAVRYGTMRDAVIGLTIVTASGEIIRTGGRARKSAAGYDLTAMFVGAEGTLGIITEVQLRLHPVPEQIRAAVCSFETLADAVDSVINARQMALPLARIELLNGLQMQACIDYSKLEGFSASPTLFMEFHGEQTSLDTQITTMQDICNEFGGSAFQWADSTEQRNALWSARHNAYHAAHQLLPGGKVLTTDVCVPVSELAHCILQAEQDAAETGLACPIVGHVGDGNFHMLIVFDPKQPDQSEQARSLSRKIVANALRYEGTCTGEHGIGVGKKAYLLEEHGPAVALMRQLKQALDPNQIMNPGKIFDL
- a CDS encoding lipoate--protein ligase family protein, with translation MISEHPDFHTIFSDPPRWRLINEPLADSAEAALLRDSLLLREVAEGKRGATARLWEAPQSLIVTRKETRFPRFEEACQRLAAEDWPVNIRDSGGTSVPLQPGILNFSLIFPQTEASQYNLDQIYLALCEPIRGALSQLGLQADYGETPGSYCDGRYNLNVDGLKVTGTAQRYRISPPNQRGVRQGVLAQAMLMVEADAEAGTAQVNRFYRLAGNERQFNPAVATSLTRLLPSASKPSGMLTLRLRQLIASEFQQLVQTASS
- a CDS encoding YkgJ family cysteine cluster protein; its protein translation is MNRRIAAANVDDLKTWVKYNRNLCQSCRGTCCSLPVEVRFSDLVRMGVVDEFEADEPAKKLAKRLMKEGIVGHFNHKTEIYTLARYANDDCIYLDQRSRLCQIYLQRPETCRNHPQIGPKPNHCAYQPK
- a CDS encoding ion transporter, with product MNTQSLQDSFFKLRSNRAFELFVVAVIIFSALVIGAKTYDIPPQVLTLIAWLDTGITLFFLVEISIRFLGEPNKKDFFKNPWNLFDSLIVIVSLIPIEDSEMALIGRLIRIFRVLRMVSIIPELRMLLNSLIKALPQLGYVILLMFIIFYIYAAIGASFFASINENLWGDISIAMLTLFRVMTFEDWTDVMYETMAVYPFSWIFYLTFIFLTTFAFLNMVIGIVVNVMESEHAQEEKERAIAEGELTLEDLSQQINELKQMLKDKNG
- the rarD gene encoding EamA family transporter RarD is translated as MTDLQSQSEHTKGVYYALAAFLMWGLVPVYFKSVAHISPVEVIVHRVIWSAVFLLLFICLTRRLGDLIALFQRPSVLYGLALSAAVISVNWLVFIWAVSQNMIVEATLGYFINPLISMIFGMVFFAERLRMMQWMAIALAAVGVLMQVILLGHLPWVALVLATSFAIYGALRKKIPVDSITGLLMETLWLTPIALSYMGWLYSQDQLQIISASAETVYLLMCAGIVTSLPLMAFAAGARRLSLTLIGLLQYIGPSIAFLLAVFYYDEPMDSQRLLTFVLIWTALAIFSAESILFQRRKRHPRIPLAQEA